In the genome of Sphingomonas sp. LR60, the window AGCGCTTGGTCAATTCGCTGAGGACGACATCTGCCACGTGTATATCCCATCGGCCGATTACCGGTGCAGTGATGCCGGCGATCGGCATCACACTCAGCTCAACGATGGGAGAGCGCGTATCGACGCGCCCGGAGAAGGGAAAGGCGCATTATCCTGTTGATGCACGGCCTTTTATCAGGTCGGTCGTCAAACGAGCCTACGCGTGCCAGAACGACAGTGAAGCCCACGGGTCGCACAGGCAGACGATGAGGCTGTGCTGAGCCGAGGTGGTCAATGCCGATGGCAGCGTTGACCCGCACGACCTACGCGTCGCCGCCAAGTCGTTTGGTTCGAAAATCGAAGCAAATATACCGCGGCAAACGGAGCGACGCGCAAGAAAGGCGCTCGCTGGTGACCCCTACGAGAATCGAACTCGTGTTTTCGCCGTGAGAGGGCGACGTCCTAACCGCTAGACGAAGGGGCCGTGCGCGGTGTGAGGCGCGTCGTTAGGAGGCGGGGGCGGGCGCGTCAAGCGACTTTCACTCCGCCCCTGCATTTATGTCCTTCGACGGCTTCAGTCGATCATGCCGCCTTGCGGCGCTCCGCCATTTCATCGTTCAGCATCTCGGCCAGCAGGAACGCCAGCTCGAGACTCTGCCCGGCGTTGAGGCGCGGATCGCAGTGCGTGTGATAGCGATCGGCAAGGCTCTGCTCCGTCACGTCGATCGCCCCACCGGTGCATTCGGTCACGTTTTGTCCGGTCATCTCGGCATGGATGCCGCCCGCGTGCGTGCCCTCCGCGCGATGAACCGCGAAGAAGCCGCGCACCTCGGACAGGATGCGCTCGAACGGCCGCGTCTTGTACCCGCTGGTCGCCTTGACGGTGTTGCCGTGCATCGGGTCGCAGCTCCACACCACCGGATGCCCCTCGCGCTTCACGGCGCGCACCAGCTTCGGCAGATGCGCCTCGATCTGGTCGTAGCCATAGCGGGTGATAAGGGTCATCCGCCCCGCGACACGCGCGGGATTGAGCGTATCGAGCATCCGGAGCAGCGCGTCGGGGTCGAGCGACGGCCCGCACTTCACACCGATGGGGTTGCCGATTCCGCGAAGGAATTCGACGTGCGACGACCCCTCGAAGCGGGTGCGATCGCCGATCCACAGGAAGTGTGCTGACGTGTCGTACCAGTCGCCGGTCAGCGAGTCCTGCCGGGTAAGTGCTTGCTCGAACGGCAGCAGCAGCGCCTCGTGGCTGGTATAGAAGGTCGTCTGCGAAAGCTGCGGGACGGTGTCCGGGCTGATCCCGCACGCTTCCATGAAGTCGAGCGCCTCACCGATCCGATCGGCGGTTTCGGCATATTTCTTCGCCCATGGGCTGCGGCCCATGAAGTCGTGCGTCCAGCGGTGCACCTGATGAAGATTTGCATAGCCGCCCTGCGCGAACGCGCGAAGCAGGTTCAGCGTCGCTGCCGATTGCGCATAAGAGCGGATCATCCGTTCCGGATCGGGAACGCGCGACTCCGGCGTGAATGCGATGTCGTTGACGTTGTCACCGCGATAGCTCGGCAGCTCGACGCCATCGATCGTCTCGGTATTGGCCGAGCGCGGCTTGGCGAATTGCCCCGCCATGCGGCCGACCTTCACCACCGGCAGCTTCGAAGCGAAGGTCAGCACCACCGCCATCTGCAGGATGACGCGAAACGTGTCGCGGATGTTGTTGGGATGGAATTCCGCAAAGCTCTCGGCACAATCGCCACCCTGCAGAAGGAAAGCCTTTCCTTCCGCGACCTTGGCGAGATCCGCCGTCAAGTTGCGCGCCTCACCCGCAAAGACCAGCGGGGAAAGGAAGCCAGCCGCCGCGTCGCATCATCCAGCGCAGCGGCGTCGGGATAGACGGGGAGCTGGCGCGCTTCGGCATTGGTCCAGCTATGCGGGGCCCAGGTGGCCATGGTATTCATCCTTTCAACTAATGCCCGCGCCTTGAACCAACCGCGCGCAGGCCGCAATCAACTTCCTCTTTACAGCACGCCGGGATAGGCGCCGCCGTCGATCAGCAGACTTTGCCCGGTGATGAACCCGGACGAGGCCGCGCACAGGAAGGCGCAGGCGTCACCGAATTCGCGCGGATCGCCGAAGCGGCGGGCCGGGATACGTTGCCGCGCGTTTTCCGCGGCTTCCTCGACCGATACGCCATTTGCCTCCGCGTTGAAGGCGTGCACGCCAGCAAGCCGACGCGTTTCGAACAGTCCAGGAAGCAGGAAGTTGATCGTCACATTGGCATGCGCGACCTGCCGAGCCACCCCGGCCAGAAAGCCGGTCAGCCCGACTCGCGCGCCGCTCGACAGATCGAGGCCCGGTACTGGCGCCTTCACCGATCCGGATGTGATGCAGACGATCCGCCCGAACTGGCGCTCGATCATGCCATCGATCACCTTCTGAACCAGTCGGATCGGGGTGACCATATTCGCGTCAACCCCGGCGTGGATCGCGGCGCTGTCCAAAGCACGGAAGTCGCGGAGTGGCGGACCGCCGTTGTTGTTTACCAGAATGTCCACTTGCCCGCCCGCTGCGTCGAGCAACGCCTCTTGTACACGGTCGTCACCGACGTCGCCGGCAACCGTCCGCACGTCCGCACCACCGGCGCGTAAGGCAGACGCCGTCTCCTCCAGCGCGGGGGCGTCGCGCCCGTTGAGCACGATCACGCAACCGGCCTCCGCAAGCGCGGAGGCGCAGGCCCGCCCAAGGCCATGGCTCGATGCACAGACGATCGCCGTCCGCCCTGTCAGCCCGAGATCCATATCGATCGTCCTTCCTGTTGCCGTTAGCTCGGCAGTTTCCAGTCCCAGCCGAGCGGATCGCCGTCCATCACCTCGACCCCGGCTTCGACAAGTTCGTCGCGGATCGAATCCGAACGCGCGAACTCCTTGGCTGCGCGTGCCGCCTTGCGCTCTTCAAGGCGGGCTTCGATCGCGGACTCGTCGATACTTGCGTCGATTGGCCGAACCCGCAGCGCCCCGCGATCGAGCCGCGCGAGGTCGAGACCCAGTACGTTGTCGAACGCAGCGAGCGTCGCCAGCCGATCCGCGGCCGACGCCTTCTTGTCGCTTAACAGCGCATCGAGAACGGGAAGCGCCCGCGGTGTGGCCAGATCGTCGCTGAGTGCGGCGTCGAGCTGATCGGTATACGCCGTCATGACCGTGCCGGCTGCAGCGGCGCGTGTCCGCAACGCCTCGACGGCGTAGACCCAGCGCTTGAGCCGCACCTGCGCCGCGGCCAGGTTTTCCCAAGAGAATTCCAGCTCACTGCGATAATGCGCCTGCAGGCACATCAGCCGGTAGGAGAGGGGATGGAAGCCGCGCTCCACCAAGCGAGAGAGCGTCAGGAACTCACCCGAGGATTTGCTCATCTTTCCCGTACGATCGACGAGGAAGTTGTTGTGCAGCCAGAACGTCGCGCCGGTATCGGCGCAGCCGCAATGCGCCTGGTTCTGCGCGATCTCATTGGGATGATGGATCTCGCGATGATCGATCCCGCCGGTATGGATGTCGAACGCCGCGCCAAGATATTTCGCTGCCATCACCGAGCATTCGAGGTGCCACCCCGGTGCCCCACGGCCCCAAGGAGACTCCCACTCCATCTGGCGCGTCTCGCCGGGCGAGGTCGTGCGCCAGATTGCAAAATCCTGTGGATGACGCTTGCCGGCGACGGTTTCGATCCGCCCCTGCGCGGCATCGTCGACGGCACCCGCAAGTCGTCCGTAGTCCTGCACCGTCGTCGTGTCGAAGTAGAGGCCATCGTCCAGCAGGTAGCAATGCTTCGCCGCGATCTGCTCGCCCCACGCAATCATCTCGGCGACATGATCGGTGGCCAGCGGCATATGCGTCGGTGTGCGGATGTTCAGATCGCTGAGGTTCTGCTTGAAGGCATCGGTATAATGCCTTGCGATCGCCCAGATATCCTGGCCAAGCGCGCGTGCCGCCGCCTCCATCTTGTCGTCGCCGGCATCCGCATCCGACGTCAGGTGTCCGACGTCAGTGATGTTGATGACATGGGTCAGCGGCCAGCCCTTTGCGGTGATTGTGCGGCTGAGCGTGTCGGTGAAGACATAAGCGCGGAGATTGCCGAGATGCGCATAATGGTAGACGGTCGGCCCACACGAGTAGATGCGAACGTTGTCGGGATCGAGCGGAGTGAACGTCTCCTGCTGTCGCGAGAGGCTGTTATAGAGTGTGAGGGGGCGCCGGTCATGCAGCGCTCTTAATCCGCCGACCGCATCGCGCCAACCATTTGCGGCCTGTGCGACCGTGCAACGCTTGCGCCGATGATGCGCTTGCTGTTCGGAACAGCGCAACAGCAAGGAGCCATGCGTGACGAAGATTGCCGTCGTACAGACCACGACCGGGATCGATCCTGCCGAGAATGCCGCGACGCTGGTGGCGGCGATCGACGAGGCGGGCAGGGAAGGTGCCGCCATGGTCTTCACGCCGGAAATGTCGGGGCTGCTCGACCGCGATCGCGCGCGTGCGGCGTCGTCGATCGTACGCGAGGCCGACGATCGCGTATTGGTGGCGGTGCGCGAGGCGGCGGCGCGCGCCGGCATTTGGGTGCATCTCGGCTCGCTCGCGCTCCGGCGCCCTGACGGGCGGTTCTCCAACCGCAGCTTCGTGATCGACGCGGTCGGCAACATCCGCGCCCGCTATGACAAAATGCATCTCTTCGACGTCGACCTTCCGACCGGCGAGAGCTGGCGCGAGTCGGCGAGCTATGCGGCGGGTGATCGACCGGTGGTTGTCGGCACGCCACTTGGGCCGATGGGGCTGTCGATCTGTTACGACATGCGCTTTCCCGACCTGTTCCGCGCGCTGACCGATGCTGGTGCGCAATTGCTGTCGGTTCCCGCCAGCTTCACCCGCCCGACCGGCGCAGCGCACTGGCATATCCTGCTGCGTGCGCGTGCGATCGAGGCGGGTGTCCATCTGGTTGCGGCGGCGCAGACCGGAGTGCACCCGGACGGTCGCGCCACCTACGGGCATTCGCTCATCATCGATCCCTGGGGCGAGGTGCTGCTCGATATGGGCGAAGCACCGGGGATCGGCTATGCTGAAGTCGACCCCGCTCGGATGCAGGATGTGCGCGCACGTATCCCGGCGTTGAAGCATCGCCGGGTGGTGACCGCACCGATCGTGATCGCGTGAACGCTTGCGAGGCCCGGCACTTGCTGCTAGGGCCGCTGTGTTCGGCGCGAGCCTCGCTCGCCGCCGCATTACTTGTTTGATCCGGAGTTGAAGGTTCCAATGCAGATCATCGTTCGCGACAACAATGTTGACCAGGCCCTCCGCGCGCTCAAGAAGAAGCTGCAGCGTGAAGGCGTGTATCGCGAAATGAAGCTGCGCCGCCACTACGAGAAGCCCTCGGAGAAGCGTGCGCGCGAGCGTGCGGCTGCGGTGCGTCGGGCACGCAAGCTGGAGCGCAAGCGTGCGGAGCGTGACGGCGCACGGTAAGACGCTGCGTCGATCGTAGCGCCGCAAGATACGGCGCTGCGGTCACACCGTTTCTGCCAGCGCGTCGTCGCGATGACGCGTGCAAGCCTAAGGTTGCCCGCCGATGTCGACTGTCACCGCCGTCCCGATCGCTCCCGTCCGGCGCGCCTATGTGCTCTGGCTGGTAGCGGGGCTGCTGGTCGCCCTGGTGGCCGGCATCGCATTGGCGCGCGCGGGAGATACCGGCATCCTCACGACGCCGTCGGGACTGCGCTATCAGGTGCTCAAGGCCGGTGACGAAAAGGGTGCGCGGCCTACCGACACAGACGTGTCGCTCGTGAATTACGAGGGGCGGCTGGTGGACGGAACCGTCTTCGACAAGTCGCAGCAGCCTACCCCGCTGCCGGTCGCCGGCGTTGTACCGGGCTTCTCCGAAGGCCTGAAGCTGATGCACAAGGGCGCCAAGTACCGGCTCTGGATCAAGCCGGAACTCGGGTATGGTGAGCGCGCCAACGGCCCGATCCCTGCCAACTCGACGCTGGTCTTCGACGTCGAGCTTCAGGACTTTCTCCCTGAGGCAACCGTCCGTCAGCTTCAGATGCAGCAAAGCATGATGGGTGGGATGCCGGGCATGGGTGGTCCGGGCGGTCCTGGGGGACCTGCTCCCGCCGGACGCTGAGCGGCGGCACGAACGAGATGATCGAGGGCGGCCGGATTGGTCGCCCTTTTCGTTGGGCAAGCGCAAGCGACGCCTCCAAGCGCTGCGCTCTGATCTCAGTTCCGGTTTGTCTCCGGCGAGAGTGACCAACCCTCGCCGTTCGTGCCAAGCCTACCGAAATACGCTCACGCAGCACGCCCTTCGTCACGCTGAGGACGAACAAAGGGTGCATTTAAGCTTGCTGCTGCTTGCCGGTGATGGTTCGAAACCGCGAAGCGGACGGTCGCCAAGCGCCTATAGCAAGGCACCCGGAGCCGGGGCCCCATTTGGCTCTTCACGGCGGCGTACCCCGTCCAATGCCCCGGGACCGCGCAGGGCCGGTGTCGCGCTGGGAGCCGGGGCAGGGAAGGCCTGCCGGCGCATGCATAGGCCGGGGCCCGTGCGCGGGAACTCCCGGCAATTCCACAGTTCGCGTTCCAACCCGGCGTCCTTGTCGCGCAGATAGCTGAACGACATGCTCGCCATTTGTACCGGGGTCATCGGCGTCCCACCGGGCAGCATCGTGCGATCGGTCCAGCCGAGGAACTTGCACTTCGGCCGCTGCCCGCAGGCGGCCTTCGCGATCGCCGCATAGCTTTCGGGTGCCCCCGCCGTCAGCAAGGCCGTGAAACTATCCGGCTCGCCGGCGACGGCGCTGGTCGCCAGCGGCGCACCGGCCGATCCCGGTCCTGCCGCAGCAACTGCAACAGCAGCCTCGTCCAGCGCGCCGCCAAGCCGATGCACCGGTGAGATAGCGCCTAGCTTGGCGATCACCGGCTCGTCGCTCGAGACGACCCGCCGGAACGCGGCGGGGGTGCCCCACCAGCCGGTCCAACGGAAAAACAAATGCGTGTTTACCTCGGCGAGCTTGTCGAGGCTCGCGCTCCAATACGGCACGACCCAATCGGTATGGTAATGCGTGGCATAGCCGATCTTGCTGAAAACCTCACCATTCATCGCCTTGGTCGCGATCTGCCGCGCGCGCTCCCAAGCCGGCTCGGATGGTCGCCGCGTCAACGCGCCGTCGCAGGTGAAGGTGAACTGGCAGCCGGTCGAACGCTCCTGGCCCTGGAAGACGACCCCACACACCGTCTTCGGAAACGCCGGGTGCCGCAGCCGGTTGAGCACGACCTGCACCACCGCTCGCTCCCCGACGGGATCGTCCCCGGCCTCGTACCAGGCGGCCGCTGCGAGGCAATCGGTCGCACGCGAACGCTCCGTCTCGTCACCCGCGAAGAGGAACGGACGCGCCGCCGGACGCGGGCCCCGCACGAACGGAATGGCCGCGTTGAAGAGCCGCGCGTCGGCAGGGGTAAGGTCTTGAAGCTCGACAGGTTCAACCGCCGGAACCTCGCTCGCCGCCACCACGCGTTGTGGGCGCACGACCTTCGCCGCGATCGCACGCGGCACCTCAGGCGCGCGACGTGCGATCAGGGCGGGCGCGACCAGCGCCGATGTCGCGATCCCGACAAGGATCGCGCGCATCTTCCAGCTCAGATCGGACAGGTCAGTTCTCCGGCAGGAAGTCCGGCACCGACAGATAGCGCTCGCCGGTATCGTAATTGAAACCGAGCACCCGCACGTCGTCGGGCAGATCGGGCAGCTTCTGGAGGATCGCCGCCAGCGTCGCACCCGAGGAAATGCCGACCAGCAACCCCTCTTCACGCGCCGATCGCCGCGCCATGTCCTTGGCGACGGCGGCATCCACCTCGATCACCCCGTCAAGCACCTGCGTGTGCAGGTTCGAAGGGATGAAGCCCGCGCCGATCCCCTGGATCGGGTGCGGCCCGGCCTGTCCACCGGAGATCACCGGCGATGCCTGCGGCTCGACCGCGAACACCTTCAGGTTCGGCCACTCCTTCTTCAGCACCTCGGCGACGCCGGTGATATGGCCGCCGGTGCCGACGCCGGTGATGATGACGTCGATCGGGGTCTCGCGGAAATCGTTCAGGATTTCCTGTGCTGTCGTGCGGACATGCACGTCGATGTTCGCGGGATTTTCGAACTGCTGCGGCATCCACGCGCCGGGGGTCTGCTCGACCAATTCGAGCGCGCGCTCGATGGCGCCCTTCATGCCCTTTTCGCGCGGGGTCAGGTCGAACTCGGCGCCATAGGCCAGCATCAACCGCCGCCGCTCGATGCTCATGCTCTCGGGCATGACCAATACCAGCTTGTAGCCCTTGACCGCCGCGACCATCGCCAGGCCGATACCGGTGTTGCCGCTGGTGGGCTCGATGATTGTCCCGCCCGGCTGCAACGCGCCGGACGCCTCGGCCGCCTCGATCATCGCCAGCGCGATGCGATCCTTGATCGAGCCGCCGGGGTTCCCGCGCTCGGACTTGATCCACACTTCCGAGCCGGGGAACAGCTTCTGAATGCGAATATGCGGCGTGTTGCCGATCGTCGCGAGGACGTTCTGGGCCTTCATGGCTGCGCTACTCCATGTTGTGGTTCGATGTCGAACATGTCGGGCGGATCAAAGGTCCGCGCCCGTCGGAGTTCCGGAAACAGCCGCGACCATAGCAAAGTCACTGCGATCGCGCCGACGCCGCCGAACACCACCGCGCCGACCGGGCCGAGCAGCGAAGCGAGCAGCCCGCTTTCCGCCTCTCCGAGTTCGTTCGATGCCGAGATCGTCAACTGCGACACCGCACTGACGCGACCACGCATCGCGTCGGGCGTGTGGAGCTGGATCAGCGAGGTGCGAACATAGACCGAAACCATGTCCGCACCGCCCGCGATGATCAGCGCGATCAGGCTGATGACGAAATCGACCCGGATCGCGCCGCCCGCGCCGAGGCGCGTGATGCCCAGCAGCTCGGTCAGTTGCGTCGCGATGCCGAAGGTCAGGATCGCAAGTCCGAAAACCACCACTGCTGCCAGCATCTTGACGCCGACGTTCGACTTCATCGGCCGGAAGGAGAACCAGATTGCGGTCGTGCCGGCGCCGATCCCCATTCCCGCAGCAAGGAAGCCGAGACCGCTCGCGCCGACATGCAGGATGTCGCGGGCATAGATCGGCAGCAATGCCGTGGCCCCCGCCAGCAGGACCGCGAACAGGTCCAAGGTAATCGTCGCCAGAACCAGTCGGTTACGGCGAACATAGGAGAAGCCGTCGAGGATGCGCTGGATCGGGTGTCGATCCTTTTGCGCGGCCGGTTGGGGCACCTTGCCGATCATGAACATCGTCGCGAGCGCCAGCAGGAGCAACGCCGAGATCACGCCATACGCGACGTCCCGGTGGATCGCATAAAGCAGTCCGCCGATGCTTGGGCCCGCCACCGTCCCGAACTGCCATGCAATCGACGAAATCGCGATCGCGGTCGGCAGGCTTTCCTTCGGCACGAGGTTCGGAGCAAGCGCCGAATAGGCCGGTCCGGAGAAGGCACGCGCGATCCCGATCAGCACCGCCGCGCCGAACAGCGCCGGCAACGAAAGATTACCTGACCAGGTCAAAACCCCCAACACTGCGGCGTTGACGCACAGCAATGTGGTCGTTCCCCGCACGATCCAGCGCCGGTCGACGCTATCCGCGACCAGCCCGACGACCGGCGTCAGCAGGAACAGCGGGATGAACTGCACCAACCCGATCATGCCGAGCATGAACGCGGCCTGCCGGATGTCCATCGTCTCGCGAGCGAGACCGTAGACCTGCCAACCGATGATAATCGCCTGCGCGCTGACCGCGATCGTGCCAGCGAAGCGGGAAAGCCAATATGCGCGGAAGTTCGCAATCCGCAGCGGATGTTGCGGGGCAGGCGAGGGGTCCGGCACACTCATCGACGTTCGCCTAGACCGCGCCCCAATCCCTTGCAACCCGGTGGGGTTTGCAGTCTGTGCCATGCCGTGGCTATAGGCCGCTACGTCTTTCAAGAAAC includes:
- a CDS encoding carbon-nitrogen hydrolase family protein, coding for MTKIAVVQTTTGIDPAENAATLVAAIDEAGREGAAMVFTPEMSGLLDRDRARAASSIVREADDRVLVAVREAAARAGIWVHLGSLALRRPDGRFSNRSFVIDAVGNIRARYDKMHLFDVDLPTGESWRESASYAAGDRPVVVGTPLGPMGLSICYDMRFPDLFRALTDAGAQLLSVPASFTRPTGAAHWHILLRARAIEAGVHLVAAAQTGVHPDGRATYGHSLIIDPWGEVLLDMGEAPGIGYAEVDPARMQDVRARIPALKHRRVVTAPIVIA
- a CDS encoding FKBP-type peptidyl-prolyl cis-trans isomerase; the encoded protein is MSTVTAVPIAPVRRAYVLWLVAGLLVALVAGIALARAGDTGILTTPSGLRYQVLKAGDEKGARPTDTDVSLVNYEGRLVDGTVFDKSQQPTPLPVAGVVPGFSEGLKLMHKGAKYRLWIKPELGYGERANGPIPANSTLVFDVELQDFLPEATVRQLQMQQSMMGGMPGMGGPGGPGGPAPAGR
- a CDS encoding cell wall hydrolase: MRAILVGIATSALVAPALIARRAPEVPRAIAAKVVRPQRVVAASEVPAVEPVELQDLTPADARLFNAAIPFVRGPRPAARPFLFAGDETERSRATDCLAAAAWYEAGDDPVGERAVVQVVLNRLRHPAFPKTVCGVVFQGQERSTGCQFTFTCDGALTRRPSEPAWERARQIATKAMNGEVFSKIGYATHYHTDWVVPYWSASLDKLAEVNTHLFFRWTGWWGTPAAFRRVVSSDEPVIAKLGAISPVHRLGGALDEAAVAVAAAGPGSAGAPLATSAVAGEPDSFTALLTAGAPESYAAIAKAACGQRPKCKFLGWTDRTMLPGGTPMTPVQMASMSFSYLRDKDAGLERELWNCREFPRTGPGLCMRRQAFPAPAPSATPALRGPGALDGVRRREEPNGAPAPGALL
- the rpsU gene encoding 30S ribosomal protein S21 — translated: MQIIVRDNNVDQALRALKKKLQREGVYREMKLRRHYEKPSEKRARERAAAVRRARKLERKRAERDGAR
- a CDS encoding SDR family oxidoreductase, coding for MDLGLTGRTAIVCASSHGLGRACASALAEAGCVIVLNGRDAPALEETASALRAGGADVRTVAGDVGDDRVQEALLDAAGGQVDILVNNNGGPPLRDFRALDSAAIHAGVDANMVTPIRLVQKVIDGMIERQFGRIVCITSGSVKAPVPGLDLSSGARVGLTGFLAGVARQVAHANVTINFLLPGLFETRRLAGVHAFNAEANGVSVEEAAENARQRIPARRFGDPREFGDACAFLCAASSGFITGQSLLIDGGAYPGVL
- the cysK gene encoding cysteine synthase A — translated: MKAQNVLATIGNTPHIRIQKLFPGSEVWIKSERGNPGGSIKDRIALAMIEAAEASGALQPGGTIIEPTSGNTGIGLAMVAAVKGYKLVLVMPESMSIERRRLMLAYGAEFDLTPREKGMKGAIERALELVEQTPGAWMPQQFENPANIDVHVRTTAQEILNDFRETPIDVIITGVGTGGHITGVAEVLKKEWPNLKVFAVEPQASPVISGGQAGPHPIQGIGAGFIPSNLHTQVLDGVIEVDAAVAKDMARRSAREEGLLVGISSGATLAAILQKLPDLPDDVRVLGFNYDTGERYLSVPDFLPEN
- the cysS gene encoding cysteine--tRNA ligase, translated to MHDRRPLTLYNSLSRQQETFTPLDPDNVRIYSCGPTVYHYAHLGNLRAYVFTDTLSRTITAKGWPLTHVINITDVGHLTSDADAGDDKMEAAARALGQDIWAIARHYTDAFKQNLSDLNIRTPTHMPLATDHVAEMIAWGEQIAAKHCYLLDDGLYFDTTTVQDYGRLAGAVDDAAQGRIETVAGKRHPQDFAIWRTTSPGETRQMEWESPWGRGAPGWHLECSVMAAKYLGAAFDIHTGGIDHREIHHPNEIAQNQAHCGCADTGATFWLHNNFLVDRTGKMSKSSGEFLTLSRLVERGFHPLSYRLMCLQAHYRSELEFSWENLAAAQVRLKRWVYAVEALRTRAAAAGTVMTAYTDQLDAALSDDLATPRALPVLDALLSDKKASAADRLATLAAFDNVLGLDLARLDRGALRVRPIDASIDESAIEARLEERKAARAAKEFARSDSIRDELVEAGVEVMDGDPLGWDWKLPS
- a CDS encoding MFS transporter — its product is MSVPDPSPAPQHPLRIANFRAYWLSRFAGTIAVSAQAIIIGWQVYGLARETMDIRQAAFMLGMIGLVQFIPLFLLTPVVGLVADSVDRRWIVRGTTTLLCVNAAVLGVLTWSGNLSLPALFGAAVLIGIARAFSGPAYSALAPNLVPKESLPTAIAISSIAWQFGTVAGPSIGGLLYAIHRDVAYGVISALLLLALATMFMIGKVPQPAAQKDRHPIQRILDGFSYVRRNRLVLATITLDLFAVLLAGATALLPIYARDILHVGASGLGFLAAGMGIGAGTTAIWFSFRPMKSNVGVKMLAAVVVFGLAILTFGIATQLTELLGITRLGAGGAIRVDFVISLIALIIAGGADMVSVYVRTSLIQLHTPDAMRGRVSAVSQLTISASNELGEAESGLLASLLGPVGAVVFGGVGAIAVTLLWSRLFPELRRARTFDPPDMFDIEPQHGVAQP